In Peromyscus maniculatus bairdii isolate BWxNUB_F1_BW_parent chromosome 21, HU_Pman_BW_mat_3.1, whole genome shotgun sequence, one DNA window encodes the following:
- the Neurog3 gene encoding neurogenin-3, whose amino-acid sequence MAPHPLGAPTIQVPRETQQPFSGASDNEVLSSKSTPPSPTLMPRDCSEAEAGDGRGTSRKLRAKRGGRNRLKSELALSKQRRSRRKKANDRERNRMHNLNSALDALRGVLPTFPDDAKLTKIETLRFAHNYIWALTQTLRIADHSFYGTEPPVPCGELGSPGGGSNGDWASLYSPVSQAGSLSPTASLEEFPGLQVPSSPSCLLPGALVFSDFL is encoded by the coding sequence ATGGCGCCTCATCCCTTGGGTGCGCCCACCATCCAAGTGCCCCGAGAGACCCAGCAGCCTTTCTCCGGAGCCTCGGACAATGAAGTGCTCAGCTCCAAATCCACCCCACCAAGCCCCACTCTCATGCCGAGGGACTGTTccgaagcagaagcaggtgacgGCCGAGGGACCTCGCGGAAGCTCCGCGCAAAGCGTGGAGGGCGCAACCGGCTCAAGAGCGAGTTGGCACTGAGCAAGCAGCGGCGAAGCCGGCGCAAGAAGGCCAATGACCGGGAGCGCAATCGCATGCACAACCTCAACTCGGCCCTGGACGCTCTGCGAGGTGTCCTGCCCACCTTCCCGGATGACGCCAAGCTTACAAAGATCGAGACGCTGCGCTTTGCCCACAACTACATCTGGGCACTGACTCAGACGCTGCGCATAGCGGACCACAGCTTCTACGGGACGGAGCCCCCTGTGCCCTGTGGGGAGCTGGGCAGCCCGGGAGGTGGCTCCAATGGGGACTGGGCCTCTCTCTACTCCCCAGTTTCTCAAGCTGGCAGCCTGAGCCCTACCGCCTCACTGGAGGAGTTCCCTGGCCTGCAGGTGCCCAGCTCCCCCTCCTGTCTGCTCCCGGGCGCATTGGTGTTCTCAGACTTCTTGTGA
- the Fam241b gene encoding protein FAM241B: MVRILANGEIVQDDDPRVRTTTQQRSSGPRQGFLNRGHGGPPGGPGPRQQQAGARLGAAQSPFSDLNRQLVNMGFPQWHLGNHVVEPVTSILLLFLLMMLGVRGLLLVGLVYLVSHLSQR; the protein is encoded by the exons ATGGTGAGGATCTTGGCCAATGGGGAGATAGTTCAAGATGATGACCCCCGAGTGaggaccaccacccagcagagaaGCAGTGGTCCTCGGCAG GGCTTTCTCAACAGAGGTCATGGTGGACCTCCCGGGGGCCCTGGACCTCGTCAGCAGCAGGCAGGTGCCAGGCTAGGTGCCGCCCAGTCTCCCTTCAGTGACCTGAACCGGCAGCTGGTGAACATGGGCTTCCCTCAATGGCATCTTGGGAACCACGTGGTGGAGCCCGTGACCTCCATTCTCCTGCTTTTCCTGCTCATGATGCTTGGGGTCCGTGGCCTCCTGCTCGTGGGCCTTGTCTACCTGGTGTCCCACCTGAGCCAGCGGTGA